In Naumovozyma castellii chromosome 1, complete genome, one DNA window encodes the following:
- the NCAS0A07480 gene encoding uncharacterized protein — protein sequence MNNNIPDSPPSNTCSSEILVRQISFRDTTTPNTSVSSNNNSTPTPKRRKVLKKFVLVQDYPSQSEDSEWTRIDSKGNNSIWSHFLEGKKDRSILKCTNCNNVYRYNRREARYNSEPAELHLRDDCTNPPDYFHGNLKDERIIKEICKKKLDKYRDLKQYIKTQSFFDLAVELILESRLSINWVESSVAKNLWATMALIPIDNTSKPEQVLKPNKSNITNFICTKSKDINYFWKSEIASSAYILNEKTFTKRNKFLVSLTKRLCALENVTFISIVFDHWSNNKISNHLGVSLVTYDEEEEKQLSFLVKMDRSDSHKTIDISQQLVEIFNKFDGLRTVTVGMSTDNAANMLKVPKELSRTGLLGTRFLGHVPCLLHSANIMNSTMFDMVEEDSLGFVDSELKSKLLELAAMKYQLNSDGSRNEILKQDIFTEYLLSNNSQLSSESADIGGIFSFITGDIILKKNNQLALNIKSSSVNQLLYRELCVEFGKMNGEEPLAIKTYSKTRWLSALDVVLRLRELKPVLTELNREPSLGVFFDEEDFVLMDDLTDILSPFRSLCEMPSNDTCTLKNTLPLLISYKDKIDKIFVEKSKSSNLTHRHLPVFIRFRRKMDKYYKKYVSMDICLLSSYLNIAFVDSSVFIEQFPRENTEIKKSDHVISVVSQKLTDILIPFLNISYYPIKDSDTEDMIGISSHAGRVYNAEDYSSEGQEEKNLEFEEEFDEFSIKDDLQEQIRLELEQYRLRDLSLVKGYSNEVLSKSKKRWSPFDRQVQMIVGADNIFWSRHKREFPLLSLANKLFHCIPSTSIHAERLFSLAAQIFDKRKSQLSDQMFEDLCIIRSFLLRIKLGSINITDCTLNDALRLTKELNLE from the coding sequence atgaataataatatacctGATAGCCCTCCTTCAAACACATGTAGCTCTGAGATACTCGTTCGACAAATAAGCTTTAGGGATACAACGACCCCTAACACATCTGTCAGCAGTAACAACAATTCCACGCCAACGccaaagagaagaaaagtcCTAAAAAAGTTCGTTCTAGTCCAAGATTACCCATCTCAGTCTGAAGATTCAGAATGGACACGTATCGACAGTAAAGGAAATAATAGCATATGGTCACATTTTCTggaaggaaagaaagatcgttcaattttaaaatgtaCCAATTGTAATAATGTTTATCGTTACAATCGAAGGGAAGCCAGATATAATTCTGAACCTGCTGAACTTCATTTAAGAGATGACTGTACTAATCCTCCTGATTATTTCCATGGAAATTTAAAGGATGAAAGGATAATAAAAGAGATATGTAAGAAGAAGCTGGACAAATACCGAgatttaaaacaatatattaagACGCAGTCATTCTTTGATCTAGCTGTGGAGCTAATTTTAGAATCCCGTCTTTCCATCAACTGGGTAGAGTCTTCCGTAGCCAAAAACCTGTGGGCAACAATGGCCTTAATTCCAATTGATAATACTAGCAAACCCGAACAGGTTCTAAAGCCGAACAAATCCAACATTACCAACTTTATTTGCACAAAAtccaaagatattaattatttctgGAAGAGTGAGATAGCATCTTCGGCCTATATATTGAACGAAAAGACCTTTACCAAGAGAaacaaatttcttgtatCGCTTACAAAGAGGTTATGTGCACTCGAGAATGTAACGTTCATATCAATTGTTTTTGATCACTGGTCCAATAACAAAATATCTAACCATTTGGGAGTTTCACTGGTTACATATGACGAAGAGGAGGAAAAGCAACTTTCTTTTCTAGTGAAGATGGATAGGTCTGATTCTCACAAAACAATCGATATAAGTCAGCAACTTGTTGAGATTTTTAATAAGTTTGATGGTTTGAGAACAGTAACTGTAGGTATGTCAACTGATAATGCTGCCAATATGCTAAAGGTACCGAAAGAACTCTCAAGAACTGGCCTGTTAGGGACTCGTTTTCTTGGCCATGTACCTTGTTTACTACATAGTGCTAACATTATGAATAGTACCATGTTTGATATGGTCGAAGAGGACAGTTTGGGATTTGTAGATTCTGAGcttaaatcaaaattattagagtTAGCTGcaatgaaatatcagtTGAATTCTGATGGGTCaaggaatgaaattttaaaacaagatatctttactgaatatcttctatcaaataacagccaactttcttcagaatctgCCGATATTGGTGGCATTTTTAGCTTTATAACTGGTGACATtattctgaagaaaaataatcagCTTGctcttaatattaaatcaagCAGTGTTAATCAACTACTATACCGAGAACTATGCGTTGAGtttggaaaaatgaatggagAGGAACCTTTGGCCATCAaaacatattcaaaaacaagatgGCTATCAGCGTTAGATGTTGTGCTCAGGTTACGAGAGTTGAAACCTGTCTTGACGGAGTTAAATCGGGAGCCATCCCTGGGAGTGTTTttcgatgaagaagattttgttcTAATGGACGATTTAACTGATATCTTATCTCCTTTTCGTTCTCTCTGCGAAATGCCTTCTAATGATACCTGCACGTTGAAGAACACCCTTCCTTTGCTTATTTCCTATAAGGATAAAATAGACAAAATATTCGTTGAAAAATCGAAAAGTTCCAACCTAACGCACAGACATCTCCCAGTTTTTATTCGTTTCAGAAGGAAAATGGATAAATACTATAAAAAGTATGTCAGTATGgatatttgtttattatcatcttaTCTAAACATTGCATTTGTTGATAGCTCTGTTTTTATAGAACAGTTCCCTCGTGAGAATACcgaaatcaaaaaaagtGACCATGTAATATCCGTTGTATCACAAAAACTTACTGATATTTTAATAccttttttgaatatatcttATTATCCCATTAAGGATAGCGATACAGAAGACATGATCGGTATTTCGAGCCATGCAGGAAGAGTGTATAATGCTGAAGATTATTCATCAGAaggacaagaagaaaaaaacttggaatttgaggaggaatttgatgaattcagTATTAAGGATGacttacaagaacaaatcaGATTAGAACTTGAGCAATACCGTCTACGTGATCTATCATTGGTCAAGGGGTATTCAAACGAGGttttatccaaatctaaAAAACGCTGGTCGCCATTCGACCGCCAAGTCCAGATGATTGTGGGGGcagataatatattctggtCAAGGCATAAAAGAGAGTTTCCACTGTTATCATTagctaataaattattccattgtATTCCATCGACATCGATTCATGCTGAGAGACTGTTCAGCTTGGCGGcacaaatatttgacaaaagaaaaagccAACTCTCAGATCAAATGTTTGAGGATCTTTGTATCATACGGTCCTTCTTACTTAGAATTAAATTGGGGTCAATCAATATCACAGATTGTACTTTAAATGATGCTTTAAGATTAACAAAGGAACTCAACTTGGaatga
- the NCAS0A07490 gene encoding uncharacterized protein (ancestral locus Anc_7.19) codes for MTKETLTIAICGDKGVGKSSLVLSLAKGRFLSNLQDVIPAVTIPRDFSSNPYSARRTILVDTSEAEPEKLQMELRNADVIWLVYCDRESYERVSLHWMMMFRSMGLNIPVVLCKNKCDEYPGGDVYSNSVALDDTKIEDEEFIPILMEFKEVDTCVKTSAKNQFNVNQAFYLCQRSITNPIAPLFDSRIGELKPLAVNALERIFLLSDKDQDNYLNDAEMMALQKKCFNKSIDVAELSFIKKILSDISLNPHEFINTPLYVPDRGLTLDGFLMLNRIYTEKGRHETTWDLLRAFHYTDSLCINDKVLYPKLNVPDTSSVELSPKGYRFLVELFRRFDKNNDGGLNEEELQFLFRRTPGLPYLWTATNFPFSTVVNNRGFITLQGWLAQWSMTTFLDYKITTAYLIYFGYEDDVKEVLHVTKARKMRRRKGRLYRSPVSDRKVFNCFVVGKPNSGKSSLLESFLGRVFAESYCPTIRPKIAVNSLELKGGKQYYLILQEFGEQESAILENKEKLSECDVVCLTYDSSDPESFSHLVELLDKYRYLRDLPLVFVALKADLDKQQQRCSIQPDVFTDSLFLDHPLHISSTWAASLNELFIKITEAALVPGESTPGFPPEERTSDTDYRQTAVILGSAVGFISLLTFTMVKLLKPAKFGR; via the coding sequence ATGACCAAAGAGACTCTCACCATTGCCATATGCGGGGACAAGGGTGTCGGAAAATCCAGTCTTGTTCTTTCGTTGGCTAAGGGACGCTTCCTCTCCAACCTGCAAGACGTGATACCGGCGGTGACGATACCGAGAGATTTTTCCTCGAACCCATACTCTGCTAGGAGGACCATATTGGTCGACACGTCTGAAGCTGAGCCGGAGAAGTTGCAAATGGAATTGAGGAATGCCGATGTGATTTGGCTTGTATACTGTGATCGCGAGTCGTATGAACGGGTGTCGCTCCattggatgatgatgttcAGGTCTATGGGACTGAATATCCCTGTTGTCCTTTGTAAGAACAAGTGCGACGAGTACCCCGGGGGTGACGTTTACTCGAACTCTGTGGCTTTGGATGATACCAAGATCGAGGACGAGGAATTCATTCCGATCCTGATGGAGTTTAAAGAGGTGGACACATGCGTGAAAACGAGCGCTAAGAACCAGTTCAACGTAAATCAGGCGTTCTACCTGTGCCAAAGGTCCATCACCAACCCAATAGCTCCGCTGTTTGACTCCAGAATTGGGGAGTTGAAGCCGCTGGCTGTGAATGCTCTGGAGAGGATATTTCTGCTGTCAGACAAGGACCAAGACAACTATCTCAATGACGCTGAGATGATGGCGCTTCAAAAGAAATGTTTCAACAAGAGCATCGATGTGGCCGAGCTGAGTTTTATCAAGAAGATCTTATCTGACATATCGTTGAACCCGCatgaatttatcaatacTCCGTTGTATGTTCCTGATAGAGGACTGACGCTGGACGGGTTTCTCATGTTAAATAGGATCTATACAGAGAAGGGCAGACACGAAACCACGTGGGATCTCCTGAGGGCATTCCATTACACAGACTCGCTTTGTATAAACGATAAGGTGCTCTATCCCAAGCTAAATGTGCCAGACACATCGAGCGTTGAGTTGAGTCCGAAGGGTTATCGATTTTTAGTGGAGCTATTCCGTCGATTTGACAAAAACAACGATGGGGGGCTGAACGAGGAGGAATTGCAATTTCTGTTCAGGCGCACTCCTGGGCTTCCCTACCTATGGACGGCGACAAACTTCCCGTTTTCCACTGTGGTCAATAACAGAGGCTTCATCACACTGCAGGGTTGGTTGGCGCAGTGGAGTATGACGACGTTTCTCGACTACAAGATAACGACTGCGTACCTAATATACTTTGGCTATGAGGACGACGTTAAAGAAGTGCTGCATGTCACGAAAGCCAGGAAGATGAGGCGGCGAAAAGGGAGGCTGTATAGATCTCCAGTAAGCGATCGGAAGGTGTTCAACTGTTTCGTAGTTGGGAAGCCCAACAGCGGCAAGAGCTCCCTTTTGGAGTCGTTTCTGGGACGGGTCTTTGCCGAGTCGTATTGCCCAACGATCAGACCCAAGATTGCGGTCAACAGTTTAGAATTGAAAGGGGGGAAACAGTATTATCTGATCCTGCAGGAATTTGGTGAGCAGGAATCGGCTATCctagaaaataaagaaaagcTGAGTGAGTGCGACGTAGTTTGTCTCACCTATGACTCCAGTGACCCGGAATCGTTTTCTCACCTCGTTGAGCTTCTGGACAAATACAGGTACCTGCGAGATCTTCCTCTCGTATTTGTTGCGCTGAAGGCGGACCTGGATAAGCAGCAGCAACGGTGTTCCATTCAGCCCGATGTTTTTACTGATTCACTTTTCCTTGACCATCCGTTACACATTTCGTCAACCTGGGCGGCGTCCTTGAATGAACTATTCATAAAAATCACCGAGGCTGCATTGGTTCCCGGTGAAAGTACTCCGGGATTTCCACCGGAAGAACGAACTAGCGATACAGATTATAGGCAGACGGCCGTAATTCTGGGCTCTGCAGTTGGGTTTATTTCGTTGCTGACGTTCACGATGGTGAAATTACTGAAACCGGCTAAATTTGGCCGCTAG